A part of Streptomyces sp. NBC_01210 genomic DNA contains:
- a CDS encoding transcriptional regulator has protein sequence MPEKNIEFGKFGARGIRGSDAVARQLDRLAGHIATPVTAKRGLMARLHYLTTSGRTWQAAKDAGLTVSDRTLKAWLEDKRRPSKANLKRIDAAYRAVRRRNVARHLTARLNREGRGTRVEIHPLDQSGVARPLQRVVAHRTMNVRRWDKIVGSWAAGDHQGLDDAWTADVLPDLGSQWGQYEYVKNIGFAA, from the coding sequence ATGCCGGAGAAGAACATCGAGTTCGGGAAGTTCGGAGCCCGGGGCATCAGGGGCAGCGACGCCGTCGCCCGCCAGCTCGACCGGCTCGCCGGCCACATCGCCACCCCAGTGACCGCCAAGCGGGGCCTGATGGCACGCCTGCACTACCTGACGACTTCGGGCAGGACCTGGCAGGCCGCCAAAGACGCCGGACTGACCGTGAGCGACCGGACGCTGAAGGCATGGCTGGAGGACAAACGCCGTCCGTCGAAGGCCAACCTGAAACGCATCGACGCCGCCTACAGGGCGGTGCGGCGCCGCAACGTCGCCCGCCACCTCACCGCCCGCCTCAACCGCGAGGGCCGAGGCACCCGCGTGGAGATCCACCCCCTCGACCAGTCCGGCGTGGCCCGCCCGCTCCAGCGCGTGGTCGCACACCGGACGATGAACGTGCGCCGCTGGGACAAGATCGTCGGATCCTGGGCGGCCGGCGACCACCAGGGCCTGGACGACGCCTGGACCGCCGATGTCCTGCCCGACCTCGGCTCCCAGTGGGGCCAGTACGAGTACGTCAAAAACATCGGCTTCGCCGCGTAG